From Neobacillus sp. PS2-9, the proteins below share one genomic window:
- a CDS encoding ABC transporter transmembrane domain-containing protein: MKVFLNLGWFFRQEKKSYISGIILLMLVAVLQLVPPKIIGIVADHINEGTMTKGILVQWVLVLVAVGVSMYVLRYYWRIRIFGSAVKLSKILRNRLYQHFTRMSPSFYQKNRIGDLMAHATNDLSAIQQTAGAGVLTLVDSLSTGGFVIIAMAFTISWKLTLICLLPMPFMVMLTSWFGSMLHKSFYKAQEAFSSLNDKTQESITGIKVIKTFGQEKEDIEDFRKQSEDVVQKNIVVAKIDSLYDPTISIIVGISFFLSIAFGAKYVLNGELTIGELISFTTYLGLLVWPMLAFGWLFNIVERGRASYDRVAALLNEKIEITDSEAAVDVVSYGDIQYKIDEFTYPGELRPILKDVFISLAAGETLGIVGKTGSGKTTLLKLLIREFEGYKGDILFGGEKLSKYKLESLREAIGYVPQDHFLFSATVAENIAFTNPSATENEVMRAAKLANIHEDILQFTEGYQTIVGERGVSLSGGQKQRISIARALLMNPEVLVLDDSLSAVDAKTEEAILTSLRENREGKTTIITSHRLSAIQHANLIIVMDEGSIIEKGTHDELMHSDGWYKEMYLRQQLEELVEHGGH; the protein is encoded by the coding sequence ATGAAAGTATTTTTAAATTTAGGCTGGTTTTTTAGACAAGAGAAGAAATCGTACATCTCAGGAATTATCTTATTAATGCTTGTCGCAGTACTGCAATTAGTGCCGCCAAAAATTATTGGAATTGTAGCTGATCATATCAATGAGGGGACAATGACAAAAGGGATCCTTGTTCAGTGGGTGCTGGTCCTTGTCGCGGTAGGGGTCTCGATGTATGTCTTACGTTATTACTGGAGAATTAGAATTTTCGGTTCAGCGGTCAAACTAAGTAAAATCTTAAGAAATCGTTTGTATCAGCATTTTACCAGAATGTCTCCGTCTTTTTATCAAAAAAACCGCATTGGTGATCTTATGGCGCATGCAACGAATGATCTTTCAGCTATCCAGCAAACGGCAGGAGCGGGGGTGCTGACTTTGGTCGATTCCCTTTCAACTGGAGGCTTTGTTATTATTGCCATGGCCTTTACAATCAGCTGGAAATTAACCTTAATCTGTTTACTTCCCATGCCCTTCATGGTGATGTTAACTAGCTGGTTTGGTTCGATGTTACATAAAAGTTTTTATAAAGCTCAAGAAGCTTTCTCTTCCTTAAACGATAAAACACAGGAAAGCATCACTGGGATCAAAGTTATTAAGACGTTTGGCCAGGAAAAGGAAGATATTGAGGATTTTCGCAAGCAATCAGAAGATGTAGTGCAAAAGAATATTGTTGTGGCCAAGATTGATTCACTCTATGACCCTACTATTAGCATTATTGTCGGTATTTCCTTCTTCCTCTCGATTGCCTTTGGGGCGAAGTATGTTCTAAATGGAGAGTTAACGATTGGAGAATTAATTTCTTTTACTACATACCTGGGACTATTGGTATGGCCCATGCTTGCGTTTGGCTGGTTGTTTAACATCGTGGAACGAGGCCGTGCTTCCTATGACCGTGTGGCAGCATTACTGAATGAAAAGATAGAGATAACAGATTCGGAAGCAGCAGTGGATGTAGTGTCATACGGAGATATTCAATATAAAATTGATGAATTTACGTATCCAGGGGAATTGAGACCTATTTTGAAAGATGTTTTCATTTCCCTAGCTGCAGGAGAAACGCTCGGAATCGTTGGGAAAACAGGATCAGGTAAAACGACATTGTTAAAGCTGCTGATTAGAGAGTTTGAAGGCTACAAGGGAGATATACTGTTTGGTGGAGAAAAGTTATCAAAGTATAAACTGGAGAGCTTACGCGAAGCTATTGGATATGTCCCGCAGGATCATTTCTTATTCTCAGCAACAGTTGCAGAAAATATAGCTTTTACGAACCCATCGGCGACAGAGAATGAAGTCATGAGGGCGGCAAAATTAGCGAATATCCATGAAGATATTCTCCAATTTACGGAAGGGTATCAAACGATTGTAGGGGAACGCGGTGTGTCTTTATCAGGAGGACAAAAACAAAGGATTTCGATTGCGCGTGCCCTATTAATGAACCCAGAGGTTTTAGTGCTTGACGATTCACTTTCAGCTGTCGATGCAAAAACAGAGGAAGCGATTCTCACATCGTTAAGAGAGAATCGTGAGGGGAAGACAACCATTATTACTTCACACCGCTTAAGTGCTATTCAACATGCCAATCTTATTATTGTCATGGATGAGGGAAGCATCATTGAAAAAGGTACTCATGATGAACTGATGCATAGTGACGGTTGGTACAAGGAAATGTATTTACGCCAGCAACTAGAAGAGCTGGTTGAGCATGGAGGGCACTAA
- a CDS encoding Ger(x)C family spore germination protein has protein sequence MNLKKIMLRMTIYICMILLLCGCWDKKELEERAYVIGLGLAKNHESNKIDITFLIANPEVGSQQSGSGSKEPAREIITITANDFITARNTANAIVARELTYDLLRVFVVSEQLAGDKDFIRYIYDATKDREIKRDAYLIVSKEDPRVFFTNNKPKLETRPHKYFQFMITRGIETGLIPDSDLHRFFRVTESDDDLFLAMYATTKLEKGGKRGNEDEYLAGQIDTEGTSNQTQFIGAAVFKEGKMIGKITGQETRISVLLDDTAELNDVLTTYPDPFNKQLRVAARVIKKQNNEINIDIKHGPPKINVTLPLTIEILSDPSMVNYGAHEDKKNILKKHLENVISKKIEAFVNKTQTEFKGEPFTWSAEVRKQFKTIPEYKKYNWMKVYPDARVDIKADITLGEFGKQEKVPNLEELRD, from the coding sequence ATGAACCTAAAAAAAATAATGCTTAGGATGACCATATATATCTGTATGATTCTCTTACTTTGCGGCTGCTGGGATAAAAAGGAGTTAGAAGAGAGGGCTTATGTTATAGGATTAGGATTGGCTAAGAACCACGAATCGAATAAGATTGATATCACATTTTTAATTGCTAACCCAGAGGTGGGAAGTCAGCAAAGTGGTTCCGGTTCAAAAGAACCTGCACGAGAAATAATTACGATTACAGCGAATGATTTTATCACAGCACGTAATACAGCTAATGCGATTGTTGCAAGGGAACTTACCTATGACTTATTACGAGTCTTTGTTGTTTCTGAACAATTAGCGGGTGATAAGGACTTTATTCGGTATATTTACGATGCGACAAAAGATAGAGAAATCAAGAGGGATGCGTATTTAATCGTTTCGAAAGAAGATCCTAGAGTCTTTTTTACCAATAATAAGCCTAAGTTAGAAACAAGACCACATAAATATTTTCAATTTATGATAACCAGAGGAATCGAAACTGGACTGATTCCGGATTCAGATCTCCATCGATTTTTTAGGGTAACAGAAAGTGATGATGATTTATTTCTAGCCATGTATGCAACCACAAAATTAGAAAAAGGAGGAAAGCGAGGGAATGAAGACGAGTATCTTGCAGGACAAATAGATACCGAAGGAACTTCCAATCAAACACAATTCATTGGAGCGGCTGTATTTAAAGAAGGAAAGATGATTGGTAAAATTACGGGGCAAGAAACAAGAATATCCGTTCTTTTAGATGATACAGCTGAGTTAAACGACGTATTGACAACGTATCCTGACCCATTTAATAAACAACTAAGAGTAGCGGCCCGAGTCATCAAGAAACAAAATAACGAAATTAACATTGATATTAAACATGGTCCTCCAAAAATCAATGTTACTTTACCACTAACCATTGAGATTTTATCTGACCCTAGTATGGTTAACTATGGAGCACATGAGGATAAGAAAAATATCTTAAAAAAACACTTAGAAAATGTGATTTCAAAAAAAATAGAAGCTTTTGTTAATAAAACTCAAACCGAGTTTAAAGGAGAACCATTTACGTGGTCTGCTGAGGTAAGGAAACAGTTTAAAACAATCCCAGAATATAAGAAGTATAATTGGATGAAGGTATACCCTGATGCTAGAGTAGATATTAAGGCAGATATTACATTAGGTGAATTTGGTAAGCAGGAAAAGGTGCCAAATTTAGAAGAGTTGAGGGATTAA
- a CDS encoding endospore germination permease: MNNSTSTVGIREYVATMLLIIGVKLSDSTPALYFDSLKSAAWMGPLIGGIITTIPLYFFIKVLSLYESKNLHDLNILLFGKYIGFLFSFIFWVYGSIVISVDTRSYVDIIATLYFVKTPTIVIFIALMVACAYTAKKGIQNLTSMSWIILSYVKITLFLALLLTLKDANTFAIFPLWGPGIKKVVTESAFKTSLYGDFLFMGLIFPFFTSKKVFSKGSWLALTFLTVEMTIAFVLYLFMFDYGPASLLTYPFHEVIRYISIGDFLTSLDTFFFPFWLVASLMRFSIYLYLNALLLGNLFKIKQFEYLIPILASVFLILGMIPETPSFTIFKLRDPLYELFSPVFIVFPLLLWGMAKLKGDFKNEPKKNNA, encoded by the coding sequence ATGAATAATTCGACTAGCACTGTTGGAATTAGAGAATATGTGGCTACGATGTTATTAATTATTGGAGTCAAGCTATCTGATAGCACTCCAGCTCTTTACTTCGATAGCTTAAAAAGTGCTGCATGGATGGGACCTTTAATAGGAGGAATCATCACGACAATCCCACTATATTTCTTTATTAAAGTATTATCCCTTTATGAATCCAAAAACCTGCATGACTTAAATATCTTACTATTTGGTAAGTACATTGGGTTTCTGTTTTCCTTTATCTTTTGGGTCTATGGTTCCATAGTCATATCAGTTGATACAAGGAGCTATGTAGATATTATTGCCACTCTTTATTTTGTAAAGACCCCAACAATAGTTATCTTCATTGCTTTAATGGTTGCATGTGCTTACACTGCTAAAAAAGGAATACAAAATCTGACTTCAATGTCATGGATTATACTTTCTTACGTAAAAATCACACTGTTCCTTGCGTTATTATTAACCCTTAAAGATGCTAATACATTCGCCATTTTTCCGTTATGGGGACCGGGTATCAAAAAGGTAGTCACTGAAAGTGCTTTTAAAACCTCACTTTACGGTGATTTTTTATTTATGGGATTAATTTTTCCTTTCTTCACATCCAAAAAAGTATTCTCTAAAGGCTCGTGGCTTGCCTTAACTTTTTTAACGGTTGAAATGACTATTGCATTTGTCCTTTATCTTTTTATGTTCGATTACGGCCCTGCAAGTTTGTTAACTTATCCATTCCATGAAGTAATCCGTTATATCTCCATTGGCGATTTTCTTACCAGTCTTGATACCTTCTTTTTCCCGTTTTGGCTGGTCGCCAGCTTAATGAGATTTTCTATTTATTTATACTTAAACGCACTTCTGTTAGGGAATCTATTCAAAATAAAACAGTTTGAATATTTAATTCCAATTTTAGCGAGTGTTTTTTTAATCTTGGGGATGATCCCAGAAACACCATCGTTTACGATTTTTAAATTAAGAGACCCCTTATATGAACTTTTTTCACCGGTATTTATTGTATTTCCTCTCCTTCTCTGGGGGATGGCAAAGCTGAAGGGTGATTTTAAAAATGAACCTAAAAAAAATAATGCTTAG
- a CDS encoding YneF family protein, whose translation MGMYILVGILALVAGVALGFFIARKYMMSYLKKNPPINEQMLKMMMMQMGMKPSQKKINQMMSAMNKQQSK comes from the coding sequence ATGGGTATGTACATTCTAGTAGGTATACTAGCATTAGTAGCTGGTGTAGCACTAGGATTTTTCATTGCTCGGAAATATATGATGAGCTATTTAAAGAAAAATCCGCCAATTAATGAGCAAATGTTAAAAATGATGATGATGCAAATGGGTATGAAGCCTTCACAAAAGAAGATCAACCAAATGATGTCAGCTATGAACAAGCAACAATCTAAATAA
- the sirA gene encoding sporulation inhibitor of replication protein SirA gives MRKYQLYLIEDEFAAHYFGRERLFFQLFQEHQHAVGELKFITKKQISYITKRVEVLKIHQLIQKQLGKIKGFKADHGAYTIELSGKLSTAKVEVFQDLITVEAQGSYEAETAFFEVLRKCESSFLAIDLEHQRYGWLKPIKERKFI, from the coding sequence GTGAGAAAATATCAGCTATATTTAATAGAAGATGAATTTGCGGCCCATTACTTCGGAAGAGAGCGACTATTTTTTCAGCTTTTTCAGGAACATCAACATGCAGTTGGCGAGCTAAAATTTATAACTAAAAAACAAATTTCATATATCACAAAAAGAGTAGAAGTCTTAAAAATTCACCAGTTAATTCAGAAGCAACTTGGAAAAATTAAGGGGTTTAAGGCTGACCATGGTGCATACACCATTGAATTGAGCGGAAAACTAAGTACGGCAAAGGTTGAAGTCTTTCAGGACTTGATTACTGTTGAAGCACAAGGAAGCTATGAAGCGGAAACAGCTTTTTTTGAAGTGCTTAGAAAATGTGAATCATCCTTCTTAGCTATTGACCTTGAACATCAACGATATGGCTGGTTAAAGCCAATTAAAGAAAGAAAATTTATCTAA
- the tkt gene encoding transketolase → MFNTIDDLSVTSIRTLSIDAIEKANSGHPGMPMGAAPMTYTLWTRFMNHNPKNPKWFNRDRFVLSAGHGSALLYSMLHLSGYSLSMDDLKQFRQWGSKTPGHPEYGHTEGVEATTGPLGQGIAMAVGMAMAERHVAGVYNKENYELVNHFTYSICGDGDLMEGVSAEAASLAGHLKLGRLVVLYDSNDISLDGDLDKSFSESVKDRFLSYGWQYLRVEDGNNLEEIAKALEEARNDLDRPTMIEVRTVIGYGSPNRAGTSGVHGSPLGANELKLTKEAYKWTFEEDFHVPQEVYENFQKLIVETGEKKEKEWNDLFAKYKTEYPELAAQLEQALNNELPAGWDKDIPVYSEGKSLASRASSGEVLNAIAKNLPIFIGGSADLAGSNKTMIKGSKDYMPGSYEGRNFWFGVREFAMGAAMNGITLHGGVKVFGGTFFVFSDYLRPAIRLAALMGLPVTYVFTHDSIAVGEDGPTHEPVEQLAALRAMPGLSIIRPADGNETAAAWKLAVESTNKPTALVLTRQDLPTLKGTDTNAYDGVSKGAYVVSPSERETPDALLLATGSEVSLAVEAQKALAGDGIHVSVVSMPSWDRFEQQSQEYKDSVLPKNVKKRLGIEVGSSFGWHKYTGDEGDVLAIDMFGASAPGEKIMEEYGFTVSNVVARVKALLQK, encoded by the coding sequence ATGTTTAACACTATTGATGATTTATCTGTTACTTCAATCCGAACGCTTTCCATTGACGCTATCGAGAAAGCAAACTCTGGCCATCCTGGTATGCCGATGGGTGCGGCTCCAATGACTTATACATTATGGACACGATTCATGAATCATAACCCAAAAAACCCTAAATGGTTTAACCGTGACCGATTTGTTTTATCTGCAGGTCATGGTTCAGCATTGTTATACAGCATGCTTCATTTATCCGGTTACAGTTTATCAATGGATGATCTAAAACAATTCCGTCAGTGGGGTAGTAAGACACCTGGACATCCAGAATATGGTCATACTGAAGGTGTAGAAGCAACAACAGGTCCACTTGGTCAGGGAATTGCTATGGCAGTGGGTATGGCAATGGCGGAGCGCCATGTAGCAGGTGTTTATAATAAAGAAAATTATGAATTAGTCAACCACTTTACATATAGTATTTGCGGTGATGGGGATTTAATGGAAGGTGTATCAGCTGAGGCTGCCTCTCTTGCTGGTCACTTAAAGTTAGGTCGATTGGTTGTTCTTTATGATTCTAATGATATTTCCCTTGATGGTGACTTAGATAAATCATTCTCTGAGAGTGTTAAGGACCGTTTCCTTTCATACGGATGGCAATATCTTCGTGTAGAAGATGGTAATAACCTTGAGGAAATTGCAAAAGCACTTGAAGAAGCAAGAAATGATTTAGACCGTCCAACGATGATTGAAGTAAGAACGGTCATTGGTTATGGCTCACCAAACCGCGCCGGTACTTCTGGTGTTCATGGATCACCACTGGGTGCTAATGAGTTAAAGCTTACTAAAGAGGCTTATAAATGGACTTTTGAAGAAGATTTCCATGTTCCACAGGAAGTATATGAAAACTTCCAAAAGCTTATCGTTGAAACTGGCGAGAAAAAGGAAAAAGAATGGAACGATCTTTTTGCAAAATATAAGACAGAATATCCTGAACTAGCTGCTCAATTGGAGCAGGCATTAAACAATGAATTACCTGCTGGTTGGGACAAGGATATCCCTGTTTACAGTGAAGGAAAGAGCTTAGCAAGCCGTGCATCTTCTGGAGAGGTGTTAAATGCGATTGCGAAAAACCTTCCTATCTTCATTGGTGGTTCCGCAGACCTTGCAGGATCTAACAAAACGATGATTAAAGGATCAAAAGATTATATGCCAGGTTCCTATGAGGGCCGTAATTTCTGGTTCGGTGTCCGTGAATTTGCAATGGGTGCTGCAATGAACGGTATAACTCTTCATGGTGGCGTAAAAGTATTTGGTGGAACATTCTTCGTTTTCTCTGATTACTTACGTCCAGCTATTCGTTTAGCTGCATTAATGGGTCTACCTGTAACCTATGTATTTACTCATGACAGTATTGCGGTTGGTGAAGATGGACCAACACACGAACCAGTTGAACAGCTTGCAGCATTACGTGCTATGCCAGGATTATCCATCATTCGTCCAGCAGATGGAAACGAAACAGCTGCAGCATGGAAGTTAGCTGTTGAATCCACAAATAAGCCAACTGCACTTGTTCTAACTCGTCAAGATCTGCCTACATTAAAAGGTACAGATACAAATGCATACGATGGAGTTTCTAAAGGTGCCTATGTAGTTTCTCCATCTGAAAGAGAAACGCCAGATGCTTTATTATTGGCAACTGGTTCTGAAGTAAGCCTTGCTGTTGAAGCTCAAAAGGCTTTAGCTGGTGATGGAATTCATGTTTCTGTAGTAAGCATGCCTTCTTGGGATCGTTTTGAACAGCAATCTCAGGAATACAAAGATTCCGTTCTTCCAAAGAACGTGAAAAAACGTCTTGGTATAGAAGTAGGTTCATCTTTTGGATGGCACAAATATACTGGTGACGAAGGCGATGTACTGGCAATCGATATGTTCGGAGCTTCTGCACCAGGTGAAAAGATTATGGAAGAATACGGCTTTACAGTAAGCAATGTTGTTGCCCGTGTGAAGGCATTGTTACAAAAATAA
- a CDS encoding DUF896 domain-containing protein: protein MLSKEKMARINELARKSKSTGLTELEAKEQSKLRSEYLATFRSSMLDTLTNTKFIDPEGNDVTPEKIKVRKKNTLH from the coding sequence ATGCTATCAAAAGAAAAAATGGCTAGGATTAATGAGTTGGCCAGAAAATCGAAATCGACAGGATTAACGGAACTAGAAGCAAAAGAGCAATCTAAACTACGAAGCGAGTATTTAGCAACTTTCCGTTCTAGTATGCTTGATACGTTAACAAATACAAAGTTCATCGACCCGGAAGGTAATGATGTAACACCTGAGAAAATTAAGGTTAGAAAGAAAAATACACTTCATTAA
- a CDS encoding recombinase family protein, with product MKAIIYCRVSTNKETQETSLERQEEELIQLAKQHQFEIDTIIKEQASGYDFDREGILQVLDRIKDNHVKALLIQDETRLGRGNAKIALLHCILKENIKLYCITHNGELQLSESDSMVLQIVSMVEEYQRKLHNVKIKRGMKRAVERGYQPQHNLRNLGESSGRDKIDVPIEEIVRMRNNNMTFSEIAATLRGLGYLISKATIHRRYQEFIESKVE from the coding sequence ATGAAAGCAATTATTTATTGTCGTGTTAGCACAAATAAAGAAACCCAGGAAACCTCATTGGAACGTCAGGAAGAAGAATTAATTCAATTGGCAAAACAACATCAATTCGAAATTGATACGATTATTAAAGAACAAGCGAGTGGCTATGATTTTGATCGTGAGGGCATACTACAGGTATTAGATCGAATAAAAGATAACCATGTCAAGGCTTTGTTAATTCAGGATGAAACACGTCTTGGGCGAGGCAATGCAAAGATTGCTCTCCTACATTGCATCCTAAAGGAAAATATAAAGCTCTATTGCATAACCCATAATGGCGAATTACAATTATCTGAATCTGACTCAATGGTTCTACAGATTGTCAGTATGGTGGAGGAATATCAACGAAAGCTTCATAACGTTAAAATTAAGCGTGGAATGAAACGAGCGGTTGAACGAGGATATCAACCTCAACATAACTTAAGAAATCTCGGAGAATCTTCAGGCAGGGATAAAATTGATGTTCCTATTGAAGAAATTGTTAGGATGAGAAATAATAACATGACTTTTTCAGAAATTGCCGCAACGCTTAGAGGCTTAGGTTATCTTATTTCTAAAGCTACGATACATAGGAGATACCAGGAATTTATAGAATCAAAAGTTGAGTAG
- a CDS encoding LysM peptidoglycan-binding domain-containing protein, whose amino-acid sequence MKNLWNQYSYAITLILLSCSIAIILSFQYHSNEEDQFIKVTISEGDSLWKISDQYSTQHSLSNKEFVGWVKKHNKIVNDQIFPGEEIIIPVSREDSSSTTELASAPGN is encoded by the coding sequence ATGAAAAATTTATGGAACCAATACTCCTATGCCATTACTCTTATTCTGTTAAGCTGTTCAATTGCTATCATTCTATCCTTCCAGTATCATTCAAATGAAGAGGATCAGTTTATAAAGGTAACAATCTCTGAAGGGGATTCCTTATGGAAAATCTCTGACCAATATTCTACACAGCATTCATTATCGAATAAAGAATTTGTAGGATGGGTTAAAAAACATAACAAAATCGTAAATGATCAAATCTTTCCTGGTGAAGAAATCATCATCCCTGTCAGTAGAGAAGACTCTTCCTCCACAACGGAACTAGCAAGTGCTCCGGGAAATTAG
- the lexA gene encoding transcriptional repressor LexA: MVKISKRQQDILDFIKEEVKSKGYPPSVREIGEAVGLASSSTVHGHLARLESKGLIRRDPTKPRAIEILEADEAAHIPRNKVVNVPVVGKVTAGLPITAIENVEEYFPLPESMAPADEHVFMLEIMGESMIEAGILDGDYVIVKQQPTANNGDIVVAMTEEDEATCKRFFKEKDYIRLQPENSTMEPIILRNVSILGKVIGVYRHIH, encoded by the coding sequence ATGGTAAAAATATCAAAGCGGCAGCAGGATATCTTGGATTTCATTAAAGAAGAGGTCAAGAGTAAAGGTTATCCTCCTTCTGTTAGAGAAATCGGCGAAGCTGTTGGACTTGCATCCAGCTCTACTGTTCACGGTCACTTAGCAAGACTAGAAAGCAAAGGTCTCATTAGACGGGATCCGACAAAGCCAAGAGCCATTGAGATATTAGAAGCGGACGAAGCTGCACATATTCCGAGGAATAAAGTTGTCAACGTACCTGTAGTTGGGAAAGTTACTGCAGGCTTACCAATTACAGCGATCGAAAATGTCGAGGAGTACTTCCCGCTTCCAGAAAGCATGGCACCAGCTGATGAACATGTATTTATGCTAGAAATTATGGGTGAAAGTATGATAGAAGCAGGAATTCTTGACGGAGATTATGTCATTGTAAAACAACAGCCAACAGCTAATAATGGTGATATTGTTGTAGCCATGACAGAGGAAGACGAAGCAACTTGTAAAAGATTTTTTAAAGAAAAGGATTACATCCGTTTGCAACCAGAAAATTCTACAATGGAACCTATTATTCTACGGAATGTCTCCATTTTAGGAAAAGTAATAGGTGTTTACCGACATATCCACTGA
- a CDS encoding DUF4257 domain-containing protein, with translation MLWDIIFSVAIGGLVGVVGHVRKHGKIIMPRKTKKFIYLGFLEELLLGAVASLLLVLYTEPNSLVEIIVFSIIAGIGGDTVLNRFKMLNQEGEK, from the coding sequence GTGTTATGGGACATTATTTTCTCTGTAGCAATTGGTGGATTGGTTGGGGTTGTTGGACATGTTCGGAAACACGGTAAAATCATTATGCCTAGGAAAACAAAAAAATTCATTTATCTGGGTTTCCTAGAAGAATTGCTTCTAGGCGCGGTCGCCTCTCTTCTCCTCGTTCTATACACAGAACCTAATTCATTGGTAGAAATCATTGTTTTTTCAATCATTGCTGGCATCGGCGGTGATACAGTCCTTAATAGATTTAAAATGTTAAACCAGGAAGGTGAGAAATAA
- the glnA gene encoding type I glutamate--ammonia ligase, with product MAKYSREDIQRLAKEENVKFIRLQFTDILGTIKNVEIPISQLEKALDNKMMFDGSSIEGFVRIEESDMLLYPDLSTWVVFPWTAEKGKVARLICDIYTPEGKPFEGDPRNNLRRVLKEMEELGFTNFNLGPEPEFFLFKLDQNGEPTLELNDQGGYFDLAPTDLGENCRRDIVLELEEMGFEIEASHHEVAPGQHEIDFKYADALTACDQIQTFKLVVKTIARKHGLHATFMPKPLFGVNGSGMHMNLSLFTNGQNAFYEPTGDLEMSDTARQFIAGILKHAPSFTAVTNPTVNSYKRLVPGYEAPCYVAWSARNRSPLIRIPASRGLSTRVEVRSVDPAANPYLAMAVLLKAGLDGIKNKLTPPAPVDRNIYVMSKEERIEEGIIDLPATLAQALDQLKSNEVIVSGLGEHIFEHFVEAKEIEWDMFRTVVHQWERDQYMSMY from the coding sequence ATGGCAAAGTATTCAAGAGAAGATATTCAACGACTGGCAAAAGAAGAAAACGTGAAATTTATCCGTCTTCAATTTACGGATATTCTTGGAACCATTAAAAACGTGGAGATTCCAATTAGCCAATTAGAAAAAGCACTTGATAACAAAATGATGTTTGATGGTTCATCTATCGAAGGTTTTGTACGTATTGAAGAATCTGATATGCTATTATATCCAGATTTAAGCACTTGGGTTGTTTTCCCTTGGACAGCTGAAAAAGGAAAAGTAGCTCGTTTAATCTGTGATATCTATACTCCAGAAGGAAAACCATTCGAAGGTGACCCACGAAATAACTTAAGAAGAGTATTAAAAGAAATGGAAGAGTTAGGATTCACTAACTTCAACCTAGGACCTGAACCTGAATTCTTCTTATTTAAATTAGACCAAAATGGTGAACCAACATTAGAATTAAACGACCAAGGTGGCTATTTTGACTTAGCTCCAACAGATTTAGGTGAAAACTGCCGTCGTGATATCGTTCTTGAGCTAGAAGAAATGGGCTTTGAAATCGAAGCATCACACCATGAAGTAGCTCCAGGACAGCACGAAATCGACTTTAAATATGCTGATGCATTAACAGCATGCGACCAAATCCAAACATTCAAGCTTGTAGTTAAAACAATTGCACGTAAGCATGGTTTACACGCGACTTTCATGCCTAAGCCATTATTCGGTGTAAATGGATCAGGAATGCACATGAACCTATCATTATTTACAAATGGTCAAAATGCATTCTACGAGCCAACTGGTGATCTAGAAATGAGCGATACAGCTCGTCAATTTATTGCGGGTATTCTGAAGCACGCACCAAGCTTTACAGCTGTAACTAATCCAACTGTAAACTCTTATAAGCGTCTTGTTCCTGGTTACGAAGCACCTTGTTATGTAGCGTGGTCTGCAAGAAACCGTTCACCATTAATTCGTATTCCAGCATCACGTGGATTAAGTACTCGCGTAGAAGTACGTAGCGTTGACCCAGCAGCAAACCCATACCTGGCGATGGCTGTGCTTCTAAAAGCTGGTCTTGACGGAATTAAAAATAAATTGACTCCTCCAGCTCCAGTAGACCGTAACATCTATGTTATGAGCAAGGAAGAAAGAATTGAAGAAGGTATCATTGATCTTCCAGCAACACTAGCTCAAGCACTAGACCAACTAAAGTCTAACGAAGTAATTGTATCTGGTCTTGGAGAGCACATCTTCGAACACTTTGTAGAAGCAAAAGAAATTGAATGGGATATGTTCCGTACAGTCGTTCACCAATGGGAACGCGATCAGTACATGAGCATGTACTAA